CCTGAACCACCCTGTCTCACGTGAGAGCCGCCATCTTGCTCAGGTTGTGGGCCAGGATTGCCCAGCCCACCCAGGTTTCCGCCCCCGCACGACCCCAGGACCTGCTACGATCCAAGCCGAACTTCCGCTTCAGAAGGCTGATCCTGCCCTCGCACCCTGCCCGCCACCTCGCCAGGCGCCTGAAC
The sequence above is drawn from the Bacillota bacterium genome and encodes:
- a CDS encoding transposase, producing the protein FRRLARWRAGCEGRISLLKRKFGLDRSRSWGRAGAETWVGWAILAHNLSKMAALT